The genomic stretch GTCAAGAAATACAAGATCCCAGGGGCCGCTATGGACCGCTACATAGCTTTGCGCGCTCCCCTGAGTCACTCGGGTAACGCCGGTTGCAGCTTTCGACGTTGCCGCAACATTTCTGCGGGTAACCTCACATGCCTTTGGATGCTTCTCCACGAACTCGACGGATGCGGCGCCCCGCGAGAGCGCTTCACACCCGAGGGCGCCCGACCCAGCGTAAGCATCAAGAACACGAGCTCCCTGCACAACACCATAGCTCTCCAGCTTCGAGAAAAGTGATTCCTTCACTCGGTCGGTTGTGGGACGAGTGTTCTCCCCCGGCACCGAGGCAAGGCGTAGACCACCAGCAGTTCCGGCAATAATACGGCTCATACGTTCCTCACGTCTGTTCGTCGATAGTTTCTAGTGGCGGAGGCCCAAGGTGACAAAACCGCCAAACCCGTGTGTTAGCCACGCCCCAAAAATGCCTCACGGTCGGCATCAAGAGCCCGGTCAATCGTACGTGCCAAGTTCGGATGCTTCGCCAGCGTGGGATCCGCCGCGATCAGCGCCCGCGCATCCTCGCGAGCACGCTCAATAATGGTTGCGTCAGCGAGTGCCCGCAGGAACTTAAGGGTACTCTTCTTCCCGGACTGCGCGGCACCTAGGATATCACCCTCACGGCGCTGCTGCAGGTCTATCTGCGAAAGTTTAAACCCGTCGGTGGTGGCCGCTACCGCGTCTAGACGCTCGCGGGATACTCCCCCGGCCTGTTGCCGGGTAACAAGCAGGCAGGTTCCGGCAAAACCGCCACGCCCCACGCGGCCGCGAAGCTGGTGCAACCCGGAAATACCGAAGCGATCGGCGTCCATA from Rothia dentocariosa ATCC 17931 encodes the following:
- the rsmD gene encoding 16S rRNA (guanine(966)-N(2))-methyltransferase RsmD, which encodes MSRIIAGTAGGLRLASVPGENTRPTTDRVKESLFSKLESYGVVQGARVLDAYAGSGALGCEALSRGAASVEFVEKHPKACEVTRRNVAATSKAATGVTRVTQGSAQSYVAVHSGPWDLVFLDPPYAFTQDQVLDILRVIAPNLAEGAIVVVERSSRDAEPAWNSQLRRFAMKKYGETVLYYLEPDESYAGAGSDPAESESASC